One segment of Desulfosudis oleivorans Hxd3 DNA contains the following:
- a CDS encoding pilus assembly protein PilP, with protein sequence MRKNLIICLVCVCLAAGVGCKKGADNPPEQAEPARQTISMEQPAPAPPAEQPTAPEVMVVEEEAPGPMVVTGTPQVPAETTPPASGPATETEPVAKKAAEGPSAEEQQAPSDMPPTPAEEPPAPPVEAVSDSPALTDTADPEETDIALPTSEVEAGAGTVDGTAMETTDEMEEAPADDVASEIKIVIDLMGEEDLDAEEAAKTTAENQALAMFSPFTPLFQKDASEDDMFLEQDSQRKRAFLTPLERISLGQLQLSGIIRAASGNRAIVTDATGKGYVVKKGTYIGLNSGQVEEIVDDRVIVVEMVGGRRAVTELKLQKPAGE encoded by the coding sequence GTGCGTAAAAACCTTATTATCTGTTTAGTGTGTGTCTGCCTGGCGGCGGGTGTGGGATGCAAGAAGGGGGCTGACAACCCCCCGGAGCAAGCCGAGCCTGCGCGGCAGACCATTTCCATGGAACAGCCGGCGCCGGCCCCCCCGGCGGAACAACCGACAGCGCCTGAGGTGATGGTTGTTGAAGAGGAGGCTCCGGGACCAATGGTGGTGACAGGCACGCCGCAGGTTCCGGCCGAAACAACGCCCCCGGCATCCGGACCGGCAACAGAAACAGAACCGGTGGCAAAAAAGGCGGCCGAAGGGCCTTCGGCCGAGGAGCAGCAGGCACCGTCCGATATGCCGCCCACACCTGCTGAGGAGCCGCCGGCCCCACCGGTGGAAGCCGTTTCCGATTCCCCGGCGCTGACGGATACAGCCGATCCGGAAGAAACGGATATCGCCCTGCCGACATCGGAAGTGGAAGCAGGCGCGGGAACAGTGGATGGCACTGCCATGGAAACAACGGATGAAATGGAAGAAGCGCCTGCTGACGACGTTGCGTCTGAAATCAAAATCGTGATCGACCTGATGGGAGAAGAGGACCTTGATGCTGAAGAAGCCGCCAAGACAACGGCCGAGAACCAGGCGCTGGCCATGTTCAGCCCGTTTACTCCCCTTTTCCAGAAAGACGCAAGCGAAGATGACATGTTTCTGGAACAGGACTCCCAGCGGAAACGGGCCTTTTTAACCCCCCTGGAGCGAATCAGCCTGGGCCAGTTACAACTGTCCGGCATCATCCGGGCCGCCAGCGGCAACCGGGCCATTGTGACCGACGCCACAGGCAAGGGATATGTGGTCAAAAAAGGTACCTACATCGGGCTGAATTCCGGCCAGGTGGAAGAGATTGTGGATGATCGCGTGATTGTTGTAGAGATGGTCGGCGGACGCAGGGCCGTAACCGAATTGAAACTTCAGAAACCAGCTGGAGAATAG
- a CDS encoding helix-turn-helix transcriptional regulator, whose protein sequence is MGKTKNRLNKIRESLLLSKSELARKANVSPITIARIEAGMPCRMETQRKILKALGFELSERNKVFD, encoded by the coding sequence ATGGGCAAGACAAAAAATCGTTTGAACAAGATACGAGAGTCACTCCTGTTGAGCAAATCCGAGCTTGCCAGAAAGGCCAATGTGTCGCCGATCACCATCGCGCGAATTGAAGCGGGGATGCCCTGCCGTATGGAGACGCAACGCAAGATACTCAAGGCCCTCGGATTTGAACTTTCCGAACGAAACAAGGTTTTTGACTAG
- a CDS encoding type IV pilus inner membrane component PilO — protein MKNRFEKYSESMKPVFEAVSSLTMIQRILIVVVVFALLIGSFVFFSYMPKYKDIAKIDKQYETVAKELNVAKQKAAQLGALQEEWAEKEEKFKLVMAALPDKKEIPSLLSEISRAGNSAGLEFTRFVPQQESIRDFYAEIPVAISITGPYHSISLFFEKIAEMSRIVNVRGINISASKNAEDTLSTQCTTVTYRFLSPAEQAKTQPKGKKR, from the coding sequence ATGAAAAATCGTTTTGAAAAATACTCGGAGTCCATGAAGCCGGTATTCGAGGCCGTTTCGAGCCTCACCATGATCCAGCGCATTCTTATCGTGGTGGTGGTCTTTGCCCTGTTGATCGGCAGTTTCGTGTTTTTCTCTTACATGCCCAAGTACAAAGACATCGCCAAAATAGACAAGCAGTATGAAACGGTGGCAAAAGAGCTGAACGTTGCCAAACAGAAGGCTGCCCAGCTTGGGGCACTTCAGGAAGAGTGGGCCGAAAAGGAAGAGAAATTCAAACTGGTCATGGCGGCGCTTCCGGACAAAAAGGAGATCCCCTCTCTGCTGTCCGAAATCTCCAGAGCCGGTAACAGCGCTGGACTGGAGTTCACCCGGTTTGTTCCCCAGCAGGAAAGTATCCGGGATTTTTACGCCGAGATTCCCGTGGCCATCAGCATCACCGGCCCCTACCACAGCATCTCCCTGTTTTTTGAAAAAATCGCCGAAATGTCACGCATCGTGAATGTGCGGGGCATAAACATAAGTGCCAGTAAAAACGCCGAGGACACGCTTTCCACGCAGTGCACCACGGTGACGTACCGATTTCTGTCACCGGCAGAACAGGCAAAAACACAACCCAAAGGTAAAAAAAGATGA
- a CDS encoding MBL fold metallo-hydrolase, which translates to MTQQRFGKLVFIPGTNSGKYPFCNSLYIDDEMRGIIDPASDAETLKALAAAGPMDLLINTHYHEDHFSFNFLFPGASLCVHDKDADCLASMDALLSAYGINDPDTIALWRDFLVEGFNYRERTPDRRLTDGEILDFGKTRLQVVHTPGHTPGHCSFYCEQEGVLFLGDLDLTPFGPWYGDAVSSIPDTIASVRRLMEIPARVWITSHNMGVLTQGVAEAAARYLAVIDEREQKIVDFLSTPRTLNEIAAQWFVYKKPREPEMFYAFGERGMAAKHLEYLMEKGDVTKEGGRYRRM; encoded by the coding sequence ATGACGCAGCAGCGGTTCGGCAAACTGGTTTTTATTCCCGGCACCAACAGCGGCAAGTATCCCTTCTGCAACTCCCTGTATATCGATGACGAGATGCGGGGCATCATTGATCCGGCCTCGGACGCGGAGACATTAAAGGCCCTTGCCGCGGCCGGTCCCATGGACCTGCTGATCAACACCCACTACCATGAAGACCATTTTTCATTTAACTTTCTTTTCCCGGGCGCCTCCCTTTGCGTGCACGACAAAGACGCCGACTGCCTGGCCTCCATGGATGCTCTGCTGTCCGCCTACGGCATCAATGACCCGGACACAATCGCCCTGTGGCGGGATTTTCTGGTGGAAGGATTCAACTACCGGGAACGGACCCCGGACAGAAGATTAACGGACGGGGAGATTCTCGATTTCGGCAAAACCCGGCTTCAGGTGGTGCACACACCCGGCCACACGCCCGGCCACTGCAGCTTTTACTGCGAGCAGGAAGGGGTCCTGTTTCTGGGGGACCTGGACCTGACCCCTTTTGGCCCCTGGTACGGGGACGCGGTCTCCAGCATTCCGGACACCATTGCGTCGGTGCGCCGGCTCATGGAGATTCCGGCCCGGGTCTGGATCACCTCCCACAACATGGGGGTTCTTACCCAGGGGGTGGCCGAAGCCGCGGCCCGCTACCTCGCGGTGATCGACGAGCGGGAACAGAAGATCGTGGATTTTTTAAGCACGCCCCGAACCCTGAATGAAATCGCGGCCCAGTGGTTTGTCTACAAAAAACCCCGGGAGCCGGAAATGTTCTACGCGTTCGGCGAGCGGGGCATGGCGGCAAAACACCTGGAATACCTGATGGAAAAGGGAGACGTCACAAAAGAGGGGGGCCGGTACCGGCGGATGTGA
- a CDS encoding PilN domain-containing protein codes for MIKINLLPYRAARRKENIRRQISVFLLFFIFVAMGLTYYHIVLSGKVSAAKDRLQRTQSELKSYQAKVKEVDELKAKLATLDKKLDVMARLNLDRKAPVLLLREIAELTVKGRMWITRLEESGNTVFVSGIAMDNKTVATFMTRIEESSLFSGVDLSNLVHEERSGLKLKRFELRCSKAA; via the coding sequence ATGATAAAAATCAACTTACTCCCCTATCGGGCGGCCCGGCGGAAAGAGAATATTCGAAGACAGATCTCGGTATTTCTGCTGTTTTTTATTTTCGTGGCCATGGGATTGACGTATTATCATATTGTGCTTTCCGGTAAGGTATCTGCCGCCAAAGATCGGCTGCAAAGAACCCAGTCGGAACTCAAGAGCTATCAGGCCAAGGTGAAAGAGGTCGATGAGCTGAAGGCCAAACTGGCCACACTGGACAAGAAGCTTGACGTGATGGCCAGGCTCAACCTCGACCGGAAGGCGCCGGTGCTCCTGCTTCGTGAGATCGCGGAACTGACGGTAAAGGGGAGAATGTGGATCACCCGTCTGGAAGAAAGCGGCAACACAGTTTTCGTGTCAGGCATTGCCATGGACAACAAGACCGTGGCCACCTTCATGACCCGCATCGAGGAATCGTCTTTGTTTTCAGGGGTGGACCTGAGCAATCTTGTGCATGAGGAGCGATCGGGGCTGAAACTGAAGCGGTTTGAACTCAGGTGCTCAAAAGCGGCATAG
- the pilM gene encoding type IV pilus biogenesis protein PilM, whose amino-acid sequence MLFGKKDHLVGLDIGSSVVKVAEVAVSSSGRSLLRFGTLEMPAGAIVEEGIKDPEVVAATIKELFSLYNIKEDRVAISIGGYSVIVKKINVQSMSEEQLQEVIAVEAEQYIPFDINNVNLDFQILGDNDQNPNQIDVMLVAAKKETVNDYLNVIDIAGLTPVIIDVDAFALQNIYEVNYEAEENCVALIDIGANKTSLNILKGSKSVFMRDVSFGCNQINHHIATKINCSLEEAEELKLSDKQERISTDELNSIISSVVSDWTTEIRRALDFFYSTYSNDHLKCIYLSGGGSNIPEFRQMLASQTSSELEILNPFSNFDVKDDRLDSAYLKQIAPQAAICMGIAIRRVDDK is encoded by the coding sequence ATGCTTTTCGGAAAAAAGGATCATCTGGTGGGGCTTGACATCGGCTCCAGCGTGGTCAAGGTCGCGGAGGTGGCCGTCTCCTCCTCTGGTCGAAGCCTGCTGCGGTTCGGCACCCTGGAAATGCCGGCAGGCGCCATTGTGGAGGAGGGCATCAAGGATCCGGAGGTGGTGGCCGCCACCATAAAAGAGCTTTTTTCACTCTATAATATAAAGGAAGACCGGGTGGCGATCTCCATCGGCGGATACTCGGTAATTGTCAAAAAGATCAACGTGCAGAGCATGAGTGAAGAGCAGCTTCAGGAAGTGATCGCCGTTGAGGCGGAGCAGTATATCCCTTTTGACATCAACAACGTGAATTTGGATTTCCAGATTCTGGGCGACAATGACCAGAACCCCAACCAGATCGATGTGATGCTGGTGGCGGCCAAAAAAGAGACGGTCAACGATTACCTTAACGTCATCGATATCGCCGGGTTGACGCCGGTGATCATTGATGTGGACGCCTTTGCCCTTCAAAACATTTACGAAGTCAACTATGAGGCCGAGGAGAACTGCGTTGCCCTCATCGACATCGGGGCCAACAAGACGTCACTCAATATTCTGAAGGGCAGCAAATCGGTATTCATGCGGGATGTCTCCTTTGGGTGCAATCAGATCAATCATCATATCGCCACCAAAATCAACTGCAGCCTGGAAGAAGCAGAAGAGCTGAAGCTCAGCGACAAGCAGGAGCGCATCTCAACCGACGAGCTTAACAGCATCATCTCTTCGGTGGTGTCCGACTGGACCACCGAAATCCGGCGGGCCCTGGATTTCTTTTATTCCACCTACTCCAACGATCATCTCAAGTGTATATATTTAAGCGGCGGCGGATCCAACATCCCCGAATTCAGGCAAATGCTGGCGTCCCAAACCTCCTCGGAGCTGGAAATACTTAATCCTTTCAGCAACTTCGACGTCAAGGACGACCGGCTGGATTCGGCTTACCTGAAACAAATCGCACCCCAGGCAGCCATCTGCATGGGGATTGCCATCAGACGGGTGGATGACAAATGA